Proteins encoded within one genomic window of Halorussus salilacus:
- a CDS encoding Zn-ribbon domain-containing OB-fold protein: protein MSDESVRDEGFDDFLDAVESGEGFYLECPEGHGSLPPRRVCPHCGQGDLAEVALPESGAVATHTTVHVPAPEFADDAPYVTAVVDFGAVRLTGQIRDIDPEEVGVGTAVAPAVDETETTGERILVFRPR from the coding sequence ATGAGCGACGAAAGCGTCCGCGACGAGGGGTTCGACGACTTCCTCGACGCGGTCGAATCCGGCGAGGGCTTCTACCTCGAATGCCCCGAGGGCCACGGGTCGCTCCCGCCCCGGCGGGTCTGTCCCCACTGCGGGCAGGGCGACCTCGCCGAGGTCGCCCTGCCCGAGTCGGGCGCGGTCGCGACCCACACCACGGTCCACGTCCCAGCGCCGGAGTTCGCCGACGACGCGCCCTACGTCACCGCGGTGGTCGACTTCGGCGCGGTCCGACTCACCGGACAGATTCGGGACATCGACCCCGAGGAGGTCGGAGTCGGAACGGCGGTTGCGCCCGCCGTGGACGAGACCGAGACCACGGGCGAGCGGATTCTGGTGTTCCGCCCGCGGTAA
- the mvk gene encoding mevalonate kinase — translation MVVSSAPGKVYLFGEHAVVYGEPAVPCAIELRARVAVEARDDDRIRVHAEDLSLNGFTVEYSDESDDAPDVDVSESLVRAGIEYIDAAVEQAREAAGRPDAGFDITIESEIPLGAGLGSSAAVTVAGIDAGTRELGVELPPEEIADRAYRAELEVQDGEASRADTFCSATGGAVRVEGDDCRAIDAPDLPFVIGFDGGAGDTGRLVAGVRALREEYDFAADTVAGIGDLVRSGEDALAAGDLDELGELMDFNHGLLEALGVSSRSLDAMVWAARDAGALGAKLTGAGGGGCIVALDPTDRTETALTFTPGCEDAFRAELDTDGVRVEDEEDVR, via the coding sequence ATGGTCGTTTCGAGCGCTCCGGGCAAGGTCTACCTGTTCGGAGAACACGCGGTCGTCTACGGCGAACCGGCGGTCCCCTGCGCCATCGAACTCCGGGCGCGGGTGGCCGTCGAGGCCCGCGACGACGACCGAATCCGGGTTCACGCCGAGGACCTGAGCCTGAACGGGTTCACGGTCGAGTACAGCGACGAGAGCGACGACGCCCCCGACGTGGACGTCTCCGAATCGCTCGTCCGGGCCGGAATCGAGTACATCGACGCCGCGGTCGAGCAGGCCCGCGAGGCCGCGGGCCGACCCGACGCGGGCTTCGACATCACCATCGAGAGCGAGATTCCCCTCGGCGCGGGACTCGGGTCGTCGGCCGCGGTCACGGTCGCGGGCATCGACGCCGGGACGCGCGAACTGGGCGTCGAACTCCCGCCCGAGGAGATAGCCGACCGCGCCTACCGCGCCGAACTCGAAGTGCAGGACGGCGAGGCCTCCCGCGCCGACACCTTCTGCTCGGCGACGGGCGGCGCGGTCCGGGTCGAGGGCGACGACTGCCGGGCCATCGACGCGCCCGACCTCCCGTTCGTCATCGGGTTCGACGGCGGCGCGGGCGACACCGGCAGGCTCGTCGCTGGCGTGCGCGCGCTCCGCGAGGAGTACGACTTCGCGGCCGACACCGTGGCGGGCATCGGCGACCTCGTGCGTAGCGGAGAGGACGCGCTCGCGGCGGGCGACCTCGACGAACTGGGCGAACTCATGGACTTCAACCACGGACTGCTGGAGGCGCTGGGGGTCTCCTCGCGGTCGCTCGACGCCATGGTCTGGGCGGCCCGCGACGCGGGCGCGCTGGGCGCGAAGCTCACCGGGGCGGGCGGGGGCGGCTGTATCGTCGCGCTCGACCCGACCGACCGGACCGAGACCGCGCTCACGTTCACGCCCGGCTGCGAGGACGCCTTCCGGGCCGAGCTCGACACCGACGGCGTGCGGGTGGAGGACGAGGAGGACGTGCGATGA
- a CDS encoding proteasome assembly chaperone family protein — MATDQHQSASFDITAEEPQETLLAGFSQFGLAGLTAVDFLVDQLDFEETGHVTADQLPAITPFENGRPRHHTRLFSHADRELTVLVGELFVPVWAAKPFSDAVLDWTETNDVEEIAVLNGITMPHAPEEHQVFYVATDDYRERRLADAGAGTEVPPMGRGFLDGVNAELVARGMRSSLRTAVFVTPVHAQAPDVDAAIRLLETVEQVYGLDVDTEPLEAFAAEVREYYEELSNRLSERADAEMPEDRMYM; from the coding sequence ATGGCAACCGACCAACACCAGTCGGCATCGTTCGACATCACCGCCGAGGAGCCCCAAGAGACCCTGCTCGCTGGCTTCTCGCAGTTCGGACTCGCGGGGCTGACCGCCGTGGACTTCCTCGTCGACCAGCTCGATTTCGAGGAGACGGGCCACGTCACGGCCGACCAGTTGCCCGCGATAACGCCGTTCGAGAACGGTCGGCCGCGCCACCACACTCGGCTGTTCTCCCACGCCGACCGGGAGCTGACGGTGCTGGTCGGCGAGCTGTTCGTCCCCGTCTGGGCCGCCAAGCCGTTCAGCGACGCCGTCCTCGACTGGACCGAGACCAACGACGTCGAGGAGATAGCGGTCCTCAACGGTATCACGATGCCCCACGCGCCCGAGGAACACCAGGTGTTCTACGTCGCCACCGACGACTACCGCGAGCGCCGCCTCGCCGACGCCGGGGCCGGAACCGAGGTCCCCCCGATGGGCCGGGGATTCCTCGACGGGGTCAACGCCGAACTCGTCGCCAGAGGGATGCGGTCGTCGCTCAGGACCGCGGTGTTCGTCACGCCGGTCCACGCGCAGGCCCCGGACGTGGACGCCGCGATTCGACTGCTCGAAACCGTAGAGCAGGTCTACGGGCTCGACGTCGACACCGAACCGCTGGAGGCGTTCGCCGCCGAGGTCCGGGAGTACTACGAGGAGCTCTCGAACCGCCTCTCGGAGCGCGCGGATGCCGAGATGCCCGAAGATAGGATGTACATGTGA
- a CDS encoding bifunctional metallophosphatase/5'-nucleotidase, whose translation MAPRLLHYSDVENVYDSPERVGRLAGLLRELDGDDAVVAGSGDNTSPGVLALVEDGQQALDFFDAVEPDVETFGNHEFDHGDESLRRLVADSPQTWVSANVFEDAGASERFGGDAGVAPATTVAADGATVGFVGVTTTRTASLNPFATDLEFADPVPAAREALADLDADYSVVLSHLGRSDEQLARAVDADAILGGHVPTERRERVEGTLLTRPGDGGSVVLEIDLETGEVARHETADAPVDERVADAMRERLADAGLDEVVAEVESPIDRGETTLFGGESRLGNFVADAYRWATGAEVGLQNSGGVRTGTSLEGAVSAADLVSVTPFEERVVVAEVPGDDLRAAFEWAAGPDLDFAERDWWHAQVSGVEIAWDPDACAVESVSVGGEPLDPDRTYAVALSDYILHTDDEFPSLREEHRVERHGVQYDVLVEYAREVGEFPAVEGRVVEV comes from the coding sequence ATGGCCCCTCGTCTCCTCCACTACTCCGACGTCGAGAACGTCTACGACTCCCCCGAGCGGGTCGGTCGACTCGCCGGGCTCCTGCGGGAACTCGACGGCGACGACGCCGTCGTCGCCGGTTCGGGCGACAACACCTCGCCGGGCGTGCTGGCACTGGTCGAGGACGGCCAGCAGGCGCTCGATTTCTTCGACGCCGTCGAACCGGACGTCGAGACCTTCGGCAACCACGAGTTCGACCACGGCGACGAGTCGCTCCGGCGACTCGTCGCCGACTCGCCCCAGACGTGGGTCAGCGCGAACGTCTTCGAGGACGCGGGAGCGAGCGAGCGGTTCGGCGGGGACGCCGGTGTCGCGCCCGCGACGACCGTCGCGGCCGACGGCGCGACGGTCGGGTTCGTCGGGGTTACCACGACCCGGACCGCCTCGCTCAACCCCTTCGCGACCGACCTCGAATTCGCCGACCCGGTTCCCGCCGCCCGGGAGGCGCTGGCCGACCTCGACGCCGACTACTCGGTCGTCCTCTCGCACCTCGGCCGGAGCGACGAGCAGTTGGCGCGCGCGGTCGACGCCGACGCCATCCTCGGGGGACACGTCCCGACCGAGCGCCGCGAGCGGGTCGAGGGCACCCTGCTGACCCGGCCCGGCGACGGCGGATCGGTCGTCCTCGAAATCGACCTCGAAACGGGCGAGGTGGCCCGCCACGAGACCGCTGACGCGCCGGTGGACGAGCGGGTCGCCGACGCGATGCGCGAGCGACTCGCCGACGCGGGTCTCGACGAGGTGGTCGCCGAGGTCGAATCGCCCATCGACCGCGGGGAGACGACGCTGTTCGGCGGCGAGTCGCGCCTCGGCAACTTCGTCGCCGACGCCTATCGCTGGGCCACGGGCGCGGAGGTCGGCCTCCAGAACAGCGGCGGCGTCCGGACCGGCACGTCCTTAGAGGGAGCGGTCTCGGCCGCCGACCTCGTGAGCGTCACCCCCTTCGAGGAGCGCGTGGTCGTCGCGGAGGTGCCGGGCGACGACCTCCGGGCGGCGTTCGAGTGGGCCGCCGGGCCGGACCTCGACTTCGCGGAGCGCGACTGGTGGCACGCCCAGGTCAGCGGTGTCGAAATCGCGTGGGACCCCGACGCCTGCGCAGTCGAGTCGGTCTCGGTCGGGGGCGAACCGCTCGACCCCGACCGGACCTACGCGGTCGCGCTCTCGGACTACATCCTCCACACCGACGACGAGTTCCCGTCGCTGCGCGAGGAACACCGGGTCGAGCGCCACGGCGTCCAGTACGACGTGCTGGTCGAGTACGCCCGCGAGGTGGGCGAGTTCCCCGCGGTCGAGGGGCGAGTGGTCGAAGTGTAG
- a CDS encoding LLM class flavin-dependent oxidoreductase — protein MSDRIHLNLFTMNSVEHVTTGNWRTPGDQSHRYTDTDYWLDVARTAERGGFDAVFFADVRGIYDVYGGDSDTAVEKAVQTPANDPQALVPAMAAVTDHLGFAVTRSTTYVHPYQLARELSTLDHVTDGRVAFNIVTSYLESAARNLGLDERMDRQTRYDRADEFMDVCYRLWEESWDDDAVVRDRERGVYTDPEKVRAIDFEGEYFSVPDAHSCEPSPQRTPVLYQAGSSDRGREFAADNAEAVFVSQPTEEGVRSYVEDMRERAAERGRDPDELRFFPGIVPIVGETEEIAREKYETYAENVDYEATLALLAGFIDLDFSELDPDQRVEHIETDAIQGAINAFTKNDPDREWTVGEVAEFAGLGSTSPVVVGDPERVADVLQHWFEDVGVDGFNLKEVVRPGTLRDFVDMVVPVLRERGLVREEYEGETLRENLFEEEGRRGLAADHPARN, from the coding sequence ATGAGCGACCGCATCCATCTCAATCTCTTCACGATGAACTCGGTCGAACACGTCACGACCGGTAACTGGCGGACGCCGGGCGACCAGTCCCACCGCTACACCGACACCGACTACTGGCTCGACGTGGCCCGCACCGCCGAACGCGGGGGGTTCGACGCCGTCTTCTTCGCCGACGTGCGGGGCATCTACGACGTGTACGGCGGCGACAGCGACACCGCGGTCGAGAAGGCGGTCCAGACGCCCGCCAACGACCCCCAAGCGCTGGTGCCCGCGATGGCCGCGGTCACCGACCACCTCGGGTTCGCGGTGACGCGTTCGACCACCTACGTCCACCCCTACCAGCTCGCCCGCGAGCTCTCGACGCTCGACCACGTCACCGACGGCCGGGTCGCGTTCAACATCGTGACCTCCTATCTGGAGAGCGCCGCCCGGAACCTCGGCCTCGACGAGCGGATGGACCGCCAGACCCGGTACGACCGCGCCGACGAGTTCATGGACGTCTGCTATCGGCTCTGGGAGGAGAGCTGGGACGACGACGCCGTGGTCCGCGACCGCGAGCGGGGCGTCTACACCGACCCCGAGAAGGTCCGGGCCATCGACTTCGAGGGCGAGTACTTCTCGGTGCCCGACGCCCACAGCTGCGAGCCCTCGCCCCAGCGCACGCCCGTCCTCTATCAGGCCGGGTCGTCGGACCGCGGCCGGGAGTTCGCCGCCGACAACGCCGAAGCCGTCTTCGTGAGCCAGCCCACCGAGGAGGGCGTCCGGAGCTACGTCGAGGACATGCGCGAGCGCGCCGCCGAACGCGGCCGGGACCCCGACGAACTCCGATTCTTCCCCGGCATCGTCCCCATCGTGGGCGAGACCGAGGAAATCGCCCGGGAGAAGTACGAGACCTACGCCGAGAACGTCGATTACGAGGCCACTCTCGCCCTGCTCGCGGGGTTCATCGATCTGGACTTCTCGGAACTCGACCCCGACCAGCGGGTCGAGCACATCGAGACCGACGCGATTCAGGGGGCCATCAACGCCTTCACGAAGAACGACCCCGACCGCGAGTGGACCGTCGGCGAGGTCGCGGAGTTCGCGGGACTCGGCTCGACCTCGCCCGTCGTCGTCGGCGACCCCGAGCGGGTCGCCGACGTTCTCCAGCACTGGTTCGAGGACGTGGGCGTCGACGGCTTCAACCTCAAGGAGGTCGTCCGACCCGGCACCCTCCGGGACTTCGTGGACATGGTGGTGCCCGTCCTGCGAGAGCGCGGCCTCGTGCGCGAGGAGTACGAGGGCGAGACCCTGCGAGAGAATCTGTTCGAGGAGGAGGGGCGGAGGGGGTTGGCGGCGGACCATCCTGCGCGAAACTGA
- a CDS encoding thiolase C-terminal domain-containing protein — translation MTGVRVAGVGLTHFGKHPERTGRDLFAEACQRALDDAGVERSAIEGLNYGNFMGELAEHQGHQGPLMAEAAGIDAPATRYESACASSGVALREAVKDVRNGEDDVLLVGGAERMNNLGTAGTTEALAIAADDLYEVRAGMTFPAAYALMAKAYFDAYGGTREDLAEIAVKNHENALPNEHAQFQREISVDEALDAPMVAEPLGLYDACPITDGASALVLVSDEYADERGLDAPVAVTGTGQGGDKMALQDREYLARTPAAEKAAEEAYADAGIAPTDVAAAEVHDCFTIAEVLALEALDFYAPGEGIGAAARGETTRDGDLPVNLSGGLKAKGHPVGATGTSQVAEMTRLLRGDHPNSDAVDGDVGVAHNAGGTVASTTVHVLEVAK, via the coding sequence ATGACAGGCGTACGAGTCGCGGGGGTCGGCCTCACCCACTTCGGCAAGCACCCCGAGCGGACGGGCCGGGACCTGTTCGCGGAGGCGTGCCAGCGCGCGCTCGACGACGCGGGCGTCGAGCGCTCGGCGATAGAGGGACTGAACTACGGCAACTTCATGGGCGAACTCGCCGAGCATCAGGGCCATCAGGGGCCGCTGATGGCCGAGGCCGCGGGAATCGACGCGCCCGCGACGCGCTACGAGAGCGCCTGCGCGTCCTCGGGCGTCGCGCTCCGCGAGGCGGTCAAGGACGTGCGCAACGGCGAGGACGACGTGTTGCTGGTCGGCGGGGCCGAGCGCATGAACAACCTCGGTACCGCGGGCACCACGGAGGCGCTCGCCATCGCGGCCGACGACCTCTACGAGGTCCGGGCCGGGATGACCTTCCCCGCGGCGTACGCGCTGATGGCGAAGGCCTACTTCGACGCGTACGGCGGGACCCGCGAGGACCTCGCCGAAATCGCGGTCAAGAACCACGAGAACGCGCTCCCCAACGAACACGCCCAGTTCCAGCGCGAGATATCGGTCGATGAGGCCCTCGACGCCCCGATGGTCGCCGAACCCCTCGGCCTCTACGACGCCTGCCCCATCACCGACGGCGCGAGCGCGCTCGTCCTCGTGAGCGACGAGTACGCCGACGAACGCGGTCTCGACGCGCCGGTCGCGGTCACCGGAACGGGACAGGGCGGCGACAAGATGGCCCTGCAGGACCGTGAGTACCTCGCGCGCACCCCGGCCGCCGAGAAGGCCGCCGAGGAGGCCTACGCCGACGCCGGAATCGCCCCGACCGACGTGGCCGCCGCGGAGGTCCACGACTGCTTCACCATCGCCGAGGTGCTGGCGCTCGAAGCGCTCGACTTCTACGCGCCCGGCGAGGGCATCGGCGCGGCCGCCCGCGGCGAGACCACCCGCGACGGCGACCTGCCGGTGAACCTCTCGGGCGGCCTCAAGGCCAAGGGCCACCCGGTCGGCGCGACCGGGACGAGTCAGGTCGCGGAGATGACCCGCCTACTCCGGGGCGACCACCCCAACAGCGACGCGGTCGACGGCGACGTAGGCGTCGCCCACAACGCGGGCGGGACGGTCGCCAGTACGACCGTTCATGTGCTGGAGGTGGCGAAATGA
- a CDS encoding mechanosensitive ion channel family protein: MASAQDAVRSVVERFLDSPVADWTAAILALVLGWYAGKLVVRLVGRSVARRFQRPSLTKTVLGGIRAGVMVLAVILAARALRFQASDILLSVTVFSAVLGLVLAPIVGSVINGLFVLADQPYEIGDMIEFVELDTRGYVEDITIRYTKVFTLENSFLVIPNASMRERDIVNYSAEDPRSRLSLEVLVTYEGDLEEARAILERAARETPGVIESGPDIRVGGARYPSAPVAYIKEFADHGVLLQLRYWVTEPYYMPRIRSKIQETVWDHLDDADVEIAYPHQHHVFDETSGVARVDVEGRRDRSSAPPEEFDGRD, from the coding sequence ATGGCGAGCGCACAGGACGCGGTTCGGAGCGTCGTCGAGCGGTTCCTCGACTCGCCGGTCGCCGACTGGACCGCCGCGATACTCGCGCTGGTCCTCGGATGGTACGCCGGAAAGCTCGTCGTCCGGCTGGTCGGCCGGTCGGTCGCCCGCCGGTTCCAGCGTCCGAGCCTCACGAAGACCGTGCTGGGTGGAATCCGCGCTGGCGTGATGGTCCTCGCCGTCATACTCGCGGCCCGGGCGCTTCGGTTCCAGGCCTCCGACATACTGCTGTCGGTGACGGTCTTCTCGGCCGTGCTGGGGCTGGTGCTCGCGCCCATCGTCGGGAGCGTCATCAACGGACTGTTCGTGCTGGCCGACCAGCCCTACGAAATCGGTGACATGATTGAGTTCGTCGAACTGGACACCCGCGGCTACGTCGAGGACATCACCATCCGTTACACCAAGGTGTTCACGCTGGAGAACTCGTTTCTCGTCATCCCGAACGCCAGCATGCGCGAGCGCGACATCGTCAACTACTCCGCGGAGGACCCGCGCTCGCGGCTCTCGCTCGAAGTGCTGGTGACCTACGAGGGCGATCTGGAGGAGGCCCGCGCCATCCTCGAACGCGCGGCCCGCGAGACCCCGGGGGTGATCGAGAGCGGTCCCGACATCCGGGTCGGGGGCGCGCGCTACCCCTCTGCGCCGGTGGCCTACATCAAGGAGTTCGCCGACCACGGCGTCCTGCTCCAGCTCCGCTACTGGGTGACCGAGCCCTACTACATGCCCCGCATCCGGTCGAAGATACAGGAGACGGTCTGGGACCACCTCGACGACGCCGACGTGGAGATCGCCTACCCCCACCAGCACCACGTCTTCGACGAGACCAGCGGCGTCGCGCGGGTGGACGTCGAGGGACGTCGCGACCGGTCGTCGGCCCCTCCCGAGGAGTTCGACGGGCGCGATTAG
- a CDS encoding isopentenyl phosphate kinase has product MTTVLKLGGSVVTDKDRPEALDGPALDAAADAVADALSSGDVDDLVVVHGGGSFGHHHASEHGVSTTEGTRDAGAVVQIHGAMKTLDEFVLARLHDRSVPAVPVHPLSVASRDRGGDLSLPTRGVETMLGEGFVPVLHGDVVAHEGAGATILSGDEVVTAVAEGVGADRVGFCSTVPGVLDGDEAVIPEIRSYEEVADLLGGSDATDVTGGMAGKVRALLDLGAPATIFGPDDLRAFLAGEQPGTLIRG; this is encoded by the coding sequence ATGACCACCGTCCTCAAGCTCGGCGGCAGCGTCGTCACCGACAAGGACCGCCCCGAGGCGCTCGACGGCCCGGCGCTCGACGCCGCGGCCGACGCGGTCGCCGACGCGCTGTCGTCGGGCGACGTGGACGACCTCGTGGTCGTCCACGGCGGGGGGAGCTTCGGCCACCACCACGCCAGTGAACACGGCGTCTCGACGACCGAGGGGACCCGCGACGCCGGGGCGGTGGTCCAGATTCACGGCGCGATGAAGACGCTCGACGAGTTCGTCCTCGCGCGCCTCCACGACCGGTCGGTCCCGGCCGTGCCGGTCCACCCCCTCTCGGTCGCCTCCCGCGACCGCGGCGGCGACCTCTCGCTCCCGACCCGGGGGGTCGAGACCATGCTCGGTGAGGGGTTCGTCCCTGTCCTCCACGGCGACGTGGTCGCCCACGAGGGAGCGGGCGCGACGATACTCAGCGGCGACGAGGTGGTGACCGCCGTGGCCGAGGGCGTCGGGGCCGACCGCGTGGGGTTCTGTTCGACCGTGCCGGGCGTGCTGGACGGCGACGAGGCGGTGATTCCCGAAATTCGGTCGTACGAGGAGGTCGCCGACCTCCTCGGCGGCAGCGACGCCACCGACGTGACCGGCGGCATGGCGGGCAAGGTTCGGGCACTGCTCGACCTCGGCGCTCCTGCAACGATTTTCGGCCCGGACGACCTCCGGGCGTTCCTCGCGGGCGAGCAGCCGGGGACGCTCATCCGGGGCTGA
- a CDS encoding universal stress protein, with the protein MTRVVVPVRYPLTEHSRRTLSEAIRVADEREASLTVLHVNLYQRGRDVSRTQLKRAVESAVGRIPRSRYVVREGFLVEETILEEVAADEADVVVIGHKQVGRWRRMFRKLTADPDIESFLREKLDAEVVTVG; encoded by the coding sequence ATGACACGAGTCGTGGTCCCGGTCAGGTACCCGCTGACCGAACACTCCAGACGGACGCTCTCGGAGGCCATCCGGGTGGCCGACGAGCGCGAGGCGTCGCTGACCGTCCTGCACGTCAACCTCTATCAGCGCGGACGGGACGTGAGCCGCACGCAACTCAAGCGCGCGGTCGAGTCCGCGGTCGGCCGGATTCCCCGGAGCCGGTACGTCGTCCGCGAGGGCTTTCTGGTCGAGGAGACGATTCTGGAGGAGGTCGCGGCCGACGAGGCCGACGTGGTCGTCATCGGCCACAAGCAGGTCGGGCGGTGGCGGCGGATGTTCCGGAAGCTGACCGCCGACCCCGACATCGAGAGCTTCCTCCGCGAGAAGCTCGACGCGGAGGTCGTCACGGTCGGCTAA
- a CDS encoding DMT family transporter produces MNHRFVTAGLFVTLATLWGFSFLAIEVGLESLEPVLFAAFRYDIAAVLLLGYAVVSETDRWPTDRANVEAVLGGGVFLVGMNGFLFVGQQTVPSGVAAIMQSLVPILTAVWALGLLPEERVSATGAVGIALGFVGVALIVRPDPDNLAGDLLGRLLVFVQVAGVALGGVLVQRARPTLGNAALSGWSMLVGAVVLHAVSTGIGEPFALPRTAEAGAAVAYLGVFATAVAFLIYFTLLEVRGALETSLVAYLVPVVATVVGVVVLGESITPLTVAGFGVVFVGFVVLKRRAIRDLVSGPRAVEDRAEG; encoded by the coding sequence GTGAACCACCGCTTCGTCACCGCGGGCCTGTTCGTGACCCTCGCGACCCTCTGGGGCTTCTCGTTTCTGGCCATCGAAGTCGGCCTCGAATCGCTGGAACCGGTGCTTTTCGCCGCGTTCCGATACGACATCGCCGCCGTCCTCCTGCTCGGCTACGCGGTGGTCAGCGAGACCGACCGGTGGCCGACCGACCGCGCGAACGTCGAGGCCGTCCTCGGCGGTGGCGTCTTTCTGGTCGGCATGAACGGCTTCCTGTTCGTCGGCCAGCAGACCGTCCCGAGCGGCGTGGCCGCCATCATGCAGAGCCTCGTCCCCATCCTGACCGCGGTGTGGGCGCTCGGACTCCTGCCCGAAGAGCGCGTCTCGGCGACCGGCGCGGTCGGCATCGCGCTGGGATTCGTCGGCGTCGCGCTAATCGTCCGACCCGACCCCGACAATCTGGCCGGGGACCTCCTCGGCCGCCTGCTCGTGTTCGTTCAGGTCGCTGGCGTGGCGCTCGGCGGCGTGCTGGTCCAGCGCGCCCGGCCCACGCTCGGCAACGCCGCGCTCTCGGGGTGGTCGATGCTCGTCGGCGCGGTCGTGCTCCACGCCGTCAGCACCGGCATCGGCGAGCCGTTCGCGCTCCCGAGGACCGCCGAGGCGGGCGCGGCGGTCGCGTACCTCGGCGTCTTCGCCACCGCGGTCGCGTTCCTCATCTACTTCACCCTGCTGGAGGTCCGGGGGGCGCTCGAAACCTCGCTGGTCGCGTACCTCGTCCCGGTCGTGGCGACCGTCGTCGGCGTCGTGGTGCTGGGCGAGTCCATCACGCCCCTGACGGTCGCCGGGTTCGGCGTCGTCTTCGTCGGGTTCGTCGTCCTCAAGCGGCGAGCCATCCGCGACCTCGTGTCCGGACCGAGGGCGGTCGAGGACCGCGCGGAGGGGTGA
- a CDS encoding alpha/beta fold hydrolase yields the protein MKLTRAVAATVGGLGAAALANRLLAWKAGDLDPALDGRQGTYRWRGFDVSYTEAGDPEDPDVLLLHGVHAAASSKEFDQMFDQLAQTHHVFAPDLPGFGRSDRPPLTYSAALYTAFVSDFAEDLTDDAACVASSLTGAYAVLAQRQSEPFSRLVLVCPTAETGPRRTWVRSLFRSPLVGRALFNALASKRSLHFFDNRDAYSSEASYTERDVDYQWETAHQKGARYAPASFVSGYLDPDVDLGEELAAVEVPVTIVWGRDATVTPLGEGEKLAEAADTKLVVFDEARLLPHAEHPGPFLDVLLDELSEEPVESAAE from the coding sequence ATGAAGCTCACGAGAGCCGTGGCCGCGACCGTGGGAGGACTCGGAGCCGCCGCGCTCGCCAATCGACTGCTCGCGTGGAAGGCGGGCGACCTCGACCCCGCGCTCGACGGCCGACAGGGGACCTACCGCTGGCGCGGGTTCGACGTGTCCTACACCGAGGCAGGCGACCCCGAGGACCCGGACGTCCTCCTGCTCCACGGCGTTCACGCCGCCGCGTCGAGCAAGGAGTTCGACCAGATGTTCGACCAGTTGGCCCAGACCCACCACGTATTCGCGCCAGACCTGCCGGGGTTCGGGCGGTCGGACCGGCCGCCGCTGACCTACTCGGCGGCGCTGTACACCGCCTTCGTCTCCGACTTCGCCGAGGACCTGACCGACGACGCCGCCTGCGTGGCGTCGTCGCTGACGGGGGCGTACGCCGTCCTCGCACAGCGACAGTCCGAGCCGTTCTCCCGGCTCGTACTGGTCTGTCCGACCGCCGAGACCGGCCCGCGACGGACGTGGGTCCGGTCGCTGTTCCGGTCGCCGCTGGTGGGGCGGGCGCTGTTCAACGCCCTCGCGAGCAAGCGGTCGCTCCACTTCTTCGACAACCGCGACGCCTACTCCTCGGAGGCGAGCTACACGGAACGCGACGTGGACTACCAGTGGGAGACCGCCCACCAGAAGGGAGCGCGGTACGCGCCCGCGTCGTTCGTCTCGGGCTACCTCGACCCCGACGTGGACCTCGGCGAGGAACTCGCCGCCGTCGAGGTGCCGGTAACAATCGTCTGGGGTCGGGACGCGACCGTGACGCCGCTCGGAGAGGGCGAGAAGCTGGCGGAGGCGGCCGACACGAAGCTCGTCGTGTTCGACGAGGCGCGACTCCTCCCGCACGCCGAGCATCCCGGCCCCTTCCTCGACGTGCTGTTGGACGAACTGAGCGAGGAACCGGTCGAGAGCGCGGCCGAGTAG